The Methanohalophilus portucalensis genome window below encodes:
- a CDS encoding nucleoside recognition domain-containing protein, with the protein MIDLLLRVLDFAVPILIMIFIGLWGAGLLIELGLMKKLSRLTRPLLKHTNLPESCGSAFLVAIGSTAAANSMVVQAKDKGCVNDREAILCALLNSTPAYVRGIITYQIPIILPALGPIVGGFYVMVFIISAVVKFSVVIILSKFWIKEQKSCTLDDGHNGNRPPLKEAMKASFKKEKKLFFKIATIYLGMTTLVFALRDQGFFEIFSVLPLADLFGIPSESIIPLTTYIASPILGVSLLGPMIGEGSISYLQAMIVIMLGSMFMLPIFSIRTLLPRYISIFGPKLGVKIVTISTGMSILIRFTILVILLSIV; encoded by the coding sequence ATGATCGACCTGCTATTAAGGGTTCTTGATTTTGCAGTCCCCATACTTATAATGATCTTTATCGGATTATGGGGTGCCGGGCTCCTTATAGAACTGGGGCTGATGAAAAAATTATCCCGCCTCACAAGGCCTCTGCTTAAGCACACCAATCTGCCCGAGTCCTGCGGAAGTGCTTTTTTAGTTGCTATTGGATCAACAGCTGCTGCAAACAGCATGGTGGTCCAGGCAAAGGATAAAGGGTGCGTTAATGACAGGGAGGCAATACTATGTGCCCTCCTCAACAGTACGCCCGCCTATGTAAGGGGAATAATAACGTATCAGATTCCTATAATATTACCTGCACTGGGGCCTATAGTCGGTGGATTCTACGTAATGGTATTCATTATATCAGCCGTTGTAAAGTTTTCAGTTGTTATTATATTGAGCAAATTCTGGATAAAGGAACAAAAAAGCTGTACACTTGATGACGGACATAACGGGAACAGACCTCCATTAAAGGAAGCAATGAAAGCAAGTTTCAAAAAAGAAAAGAAACTTTTCTTCAAGATTGCCACAATATATCTGGGTATGACAACCCTTGTTTTTGCACTGAGGGATCAAGGCTTCTTTGAGATATTCAGTGTATTACCTCTGGCTGATCTATTTGGGATTCCTTCAGAAAGCATCATTCCCCTGACAACTTATATTGCTAGCCCCATATTGGGAGTGTCATTGCTTGGCCCCATGATCGGCGAGGGAAGTATATCCTACCTGCAGGCCATGATCGTCATAATGCTTGGAAGCATGTTCATGCTGCCGATATTCAGCATAAGGACTCTGTTGCCAAGATATATTTCTATATTCGGTCCAAAACTGGGTGTAAAAATAGTAACAATATCAACCGGAATGAGTATACTGATACGGTTTACAATACTGGTAATATTGCTCAGTATAGTTTAA
- a CDS encoding methytransferase partner Trm112 encodes MKKEMMNILACPLCKGELVLNISSDDGEEVISGTLYCAACDEYYPIEEGIPNMLPPEMRD; translated from the coding sequence ATGAAAAAAGAAATGATGAACATTCTTGCCTGTCCCCTTTGCAAAGGGGAGCTAGTTCTAAATATAAGCAGTGATGATGGGGAAGAGGTTATTAGTGGTACCCTTTATTGTGCTGCATGTGACGAATATTATCCCATCGAGGAAGGCATTCCCAATATGCTTCCTCCTGAAATGAGAGACTAA